A stretch of Lathyrus oleraceus cultivar Zhongwan6 chromosome 6, CAAS_Psat_ZW6_1.0, whole genome shotgun sequence DNA encodes these proteins:
- the LOC127093015 gene encoding hevamine-A, which produces MARNSHTLSLFLLFLTLVGTSHAGGIAIYWGQHSDEGTLYEACATRRYTHINIAFLERFGNGRIPKLNLAGHCNPSTKSCTRIGDHIRYCQSRGITVLLSIGGGIGRYSLASVEDARDFSKYLWNTFLGGTSFSRPFGHAVLDGIDFDIELGSAQYWQYLARFLKDYHGVYLSAAPQCPFPDRFLGRALETGLFDFVWVQFYNNPVCEYFNDRKNNLERSWKQWTTAIPYGEVFLGLPAAEGAAGSGFIPAEVLTSEILQVIQYTSKYGGVMLWSRYFDDRTGYSASIIDSV; this is translated from the coding sequence ATGGCAAGAAATTCTCATACCTTGTCACTTTTTCTTCTCTTCCTCACTCTTGTTGGAACCTCCCATGCAGGTGGCATAGCCATCTACTGGGGCCAACACAGTGATGAGGGCACATTATATGAAGCATGTGCCACTAGGAGATACACTCACATAAACATTGCTTTCCTGGAAAGATTCGGCAATGGCCGAATTCCGAAACTGAATCTCGCCGGTCACTGCAACCCTTCAACCAAGTCATGCACCAGAATAGGTGACCACATCAGGTATTGCCAAAGCAGAGGTATCACAGTGTTGCTTTCAATCGGCGGTGGAATCGGAAGATACTCTTTGGCTTCAGTTGAGGATGCTAGAGACTTTTCCAAATATTTATGGAACACTTTCTTGGGTGGCACGTCATTTTCAAGACCATTTGGTCATGCTGTGTTGGATGGTATAGACTTTGATATTGAACTTGGCTCTGCACAATATTGGCAATACCTTGCACGGTTTCTCAAGGATTATCATGGAGTGTATCTAAGTGCTGCTCCTCAATGTCCATTTCCTGATAGATTCTTGGGTAGGGCCCTTGAAACAGGACTTTTTGACTTTGTTTGGGTTCAGTTCTATAATAACCCTGTATGTGAATATTTTAATGATAGAAAAAATAACCTTGAGAGATCATGGAAACAATGGACAACTGCTATTCCATATGGAGAGGTATTTTTGGGGTTGCCGGCGGCAGAGGGCGCGGCTGGAAGCGGTTTTATCCCGGCCGAAGTGTTGACGTCTGAAATACTACAAGTGATTCAGTATACATCAAAGTATGGAGGTGTTATGCTTTGGTCTAGATACTTTGATGATAGGACTGGTTACAGCGCATCCATTATAGATAGTGTGTGA
- the LOC127093014 gene encoding plastidial pyruvate kinase 2, which translates to MSQVAVTRSIQTSLLRPTSGSTQDRSQTLLKPGTFSSIVFPPQGNKSPKLSIRNCHINAIKAASAEVVPVSPDDDLKIEEELQKLHGLQQPGDASGRMWSKPIVRRKTKIVCTIGPSTNTKEMIWKLAEAGMNVARMNMSHGDHASHKKVIDLVKEYNAQSKDNVIAIMLDTKGPEVRSGDLPQPIILKPGQEFTFTIQSGVGTADCVSVNYDDFVNDVEAGDMLLVDGGMMSFLVKSKTADSVKCEVIDGGELGSRRHLNVRGKSATLPSITEKDWDDIKFGVDNEVDFYAVSFVKDAQVVHELKNYLKSCGADIHVIVKIESADSIPNLHSIITASDGAMVARGDLGAELPIEEVPLLQEEIIRICRSMGKAVIVATNMLESMIVHPTPTRAEVSDIAIAVREGSDGIMLSGETAHGKFPIKAAKVMHTVALRTEASLSSGQIPPNIGQVFKNHMSEMFAYHATMISNTLGTSTVVFTRSGFMAILLSHYRPSGTIFAFTDEKRVQQRLALYQGVCPIYMQFSEDSEETFTKALDLLQKNGMVKEGEEVALVQSGRQPIWRFHSTHNIQVRTVANTN; encoded by the exons ATGTCTCAGGTTGCGGTCACTCGATCTATTCAAACCTCCCTCTTACGCCCCACCTCAGGATCTACACAAGACAGGTCTCAAACCTTGTTGAAGCCGGGAACTTTTTCATCCATAGTCTTCCCACCACAGGGTAACAAATCCCCCAAGCTTAGTATCAGAAACTGTCACATCAATGCGATAAAAGCCGCATCAGCTGAAGTTGTCCCTGTCTCACCTGATGATGATTTAAAG ATTGAGGAGGAGTTGCAGAAGTTGCATGGTCTGCAGCAACCTGGTGATGCTTCTGGTAGAATGTGGTCTAAGCCGATAGTTAGAAGAAAGACTAAGATTGTCTGTACTATTGGTCCTTCTACTAATACGAAGGAGATGATTTGGAAGCTGGCGGAGGCTGGGATGAATGTTGCTCGTATGAATATGTCGCATGGAGATCATGCTTCTCATAAGAAAGTTATTGATTTGGTTAAAGAATATAATGCACAATCCAAAGACAATGTAATTGCAATCATGCTTGACACCAAG GGTCCTGAGGTCAGGAGTGGGGATTTACCACAACCAATTATTTTAAAACCTGGACAGGAGTTTACTTTTACTATCCAGAGTGGTGTTGGAACTGCAGATTGTGTTAGTGTGAACTACGATGATTTTGTCAATGATGTTGAAGCGGGGGACATGCTTCTTGTTGATG GTGGTATGATGTCGTTCTTGGTTAAGTCAAAGACAGCGGATTCTGTGAAATGTGAAGTTATTGATGGAGGAGAACTCGGGTCAAGGAGACATTTGAATGTTAGAGGAAAGAGTGCAACACTACCTTCCATTACTG AGAAGGATTGGGATGACATCAAATTTGGAGTCGATAACGAAGTTGATTTCTATGCCGTTTCTTTTGTTAAGGATGCACAAGTAGTTCATGAACTCAAGAATTATTTGAAAA GTTGTGGTGCTGATATACATGTAATTGTAAAAATTGAAAGTGCAGACTCGATACCAAATTTGCATTCAATTATTACCGCGTCTGATGGG GCTATGGTTGCAAGAGGAGATCTTGGTGCAGAACTCCCGATTGAGGAGGTTCCGCTTTTGCAG GAAGAGATAATTAGGATATGCCGTAGCATGGGAAAGGCTGTTATTGTGGCAACAAATATGCTCGAAAGCATGATTGTTCACCCGACACCAACCAGAGCAGAGGTATCTGATATTGCAATTGCTGTTCGAGAAGGTTCCGATGGAATCATGCTTTCTGGAGAAACTGCTCACGGAAA GTTTCCAATAAAAGCTGCGAAAGTAATGCACACGGTAGCATTGCGGACAGAAGCCTCTTTATCAAGTGGTCAAATCCCACCTAATATTGGTCAAGTATTCAAG AACCACATGAGCGAGATGTTTGCATACCATGCAACCATGATATCTAATACTCTTGGAACATCGACGGTTGTCTTCACTAGATCGGGTTTCATGGCTATTCTGTTGAGCCATTATCGACCTTCTGGCACCATATTTGCTTTTACTGATGA GAAAAGAGTACAACAAAGGCTGGCTTTGTATCAAGGAGTCTGTCCTATTTACATGCAATTCTCTGAGGATTCTGAAGAGACATTCACAAAAGCCTTGGATTTGTTGCAG AAGAATGGAATGGTTAAAGAAGGAGAAGAAGTAGCGCTTGTACAAAGTGGAAGGCAACCCATTTGGAGGTTCCACTCCACTCACAATATCCAGGTCCGAACCGTAGCCAACACAAATTAA